In a genomic window of Pseudomonas putida:
- a CDS encoding type IV pilus twitching motility protein PilT: protein MDITELLAFSAKQGASDLHLSAGLPPMIRVDGDVRRINLPALDHKEVQALIYDIMNDTQRVDFEKHLETDFSFDVPGVARFRVNAFNQSRGAGAVFRTIPSKILSMEELGMGDVFRKMTDAPRGLVLVTGPTGSGKSTTLAAMIDYLNNHRHHHILTIEDPIEFVHESRKCLINQREVHRDTRSFATALRSALREDPDVILVGEMRDLETIRLALTAAETGHLVFGTLHTTSAAKTIDRIVDVFPGDEKSMVRSMLSESLLAVVSQTLVKKIGGGRVAAHEIMLGTSAIRNLIREDKVAQMYSSIQSGGSLGMQTLDMGLKDLVTRGLVSREQAREKARSPDNF, encoded by the coding sequence ATGGATATCACCGAACTGCTCGCTTTCAGTGCCAAGCAAGGCGCATCCGATCTTCATCTGTCTGCCGGCCTGCCGCCGATGATCCGCGTCGATGGCGATGTGCGGCGTATCAACCTGCCGGCGCTGGACCACAAGGAAGTGCAGGCGCTGATCTACGACATCATGAATGACACCCAGCGGGTGGATTTCGAAAAGCACCTGGAAACCGACTTTTCCTTCGATGTGCCCGGCGTGGCGCGTTTTCGAGTCAACGCGTTCAACCAGAGCCGTGGCGCCGGGGCGGTGTTCCGTACGATCCCGTCGAAAATCCTCAGCATGGAAGAGCTGGGCATGGGCGACGTGTTCCGCAAGATGACCGACGCGCCCCGTGGCCTGGTGCTGGTGACCGGGCCGACCGGATCCGGCAAGTCCACCACCCTGGCGGCGATGATCGACTACCTGAACAACCATCGCCATCACCATATCCTCACCATCGAAGACCCGATCGAGTTCGTCCACGAATCGCGCAAATGCCTGATCAATCAGCGTGAAGTGCACCGCGATACCCGCAGCTTCGCCACCGCCCTGCGCTCGGCGCTGCGGGAGGACCCGGATGTGATTCTGGTGGGCGAGATGCGCGACCTGGAAACCATTCGCCTGGCACTCACCGCTGCCGAAACCGGTCACCTGGTATTCGGCACGCTGCACACGACCTCGGCGGCGAAAACCATCGACCGCATCGTCGACGTGTTCCCGGGGGACGAAAAATCCATGGTGCGCTCGATGCTCTCCGAATCGCTGCTGGCGGTGGTGTCGCAGACGTTGGTGAAGAAAATCGGCGGCGGGCGCGTGGCCGCCCACGAGATCATGCTCGGCACATCGGCCATCCGTAACCTGATCCGCGAGGACAAGGTGGCGCAGATGTATTCATCGATTCAGTCGGGCGGGTCGCTGGGGATGCAGACGCTGGATATGGGGCTGAAGGATCTGGTGACCCGGGGATTAGTCAGTCGCGAGCAGGCGCGGGAGAAGGCGCGTTCGCCGGATAATTTTTGA
- a CDS encoding YggS family pyridoxal phosphate-dependent enzyme, translated as MSTIADNIQLVSSRIRAAALAAHRDENSVQLLAVSKTKPSQDLREAYAAGLRDFGENYLQEALGKQLELADLPLIWHFIGPIQSNKTRAIAEHFDWVHSVDRLKIAQRLSEQRPADLPPLNICIQVNVSGEASKSGCTPADLPALASAISALPRLKLRGLMAIPEPTEDRAAQDAAFAAVQSLQASLNLPLDTLSMGMSHDLESAIAQGATWVRIGTALFGARDYSQHG; from the coding sequence ATGTCCACCATAGCAGACAACATTCAACTGGTTAGTTCGCGCATCCGGGCTGCCGCCCTCGCCGCTCATCGCGATGAAAACAGCGTCCAGCTGCTGGCCGTGAGCAAGACCAAACCCTCGCAGGACCTGCGCGAAGCCTATGCCGCGGGCTTGCGCGACTTTGGCGAAAACTATCTGCAGGAGGCCCTGGGCAAGCAACTCGAATTGGCCGACCTGCCCTTGATCTGGCACTTCATCGGCCCCATTCAGTCGAACAAGACTCGCGCTATCGCCGAGCATTTCGACTGGGTGCATTCCGTGGATCGCCTGAAAATCGCACAACGCCTGTCCGAGCAACGCCCTGCCGATCTGCCTCCCTTGAACATCTGCATCCAGGTCAACGTCAGTGGTGAAGCCAGCAAATCCGGCTGTACCCCGGCCGACCTGCCGGCCCTGGCCAGCGCCATCAGCGCCCTGCCGCGCCTGAAGCTGCGCGGGCTGATGGCGATTCCCGAGCCGACCGAAGACCGCGCCGCCCAGGATGCCGCATTTGCTGCCGTGCAAAGCCTGCAAGCCAGCCTGAATCTGCCACTCGACACACTTTCCATGGGCATGAGCCATGACCTTGAGTCGGCCATTGCCCAGGGCGCTACCTGGGTCCGTATCGGTACGGCCCTGTTTGGCGCCCGCGATTACAGCCAGCATGGCTAA